A single window of Streptomyces cathayae DNA harbors:
- a CDS encoding plasmid mobilization relaxosome protein MobC, whose translation MHTPHHHDPTTHEDLLPTTPAPGGASWRSGHSPAGGALEPDPAPGVAGPVRHQGAPDGKAATEGGPQPGRAGRTARAGKGKSRPRDKKQRPAHSVRLNDHELAIIRSGAEHVGMSVAGFLAYSALAAARDQSRTAAAIATERDVLTALFGVRRQLGWAGSNVNQIAKALNSGADAPHFAAALDGLRRAAQAVQRAADRITNRREDQAA comes from the coding sequence ATGCACACCCCGCACCACCACGACCCCACCACCCACGAGGATCTCCTGCCGACCACCCCTGCCCCAGGCGGAGCAAGTTGGAGGTCCGGACACTCCCCCGCGGGGGGTGCGCTCGAACCCGACCCCGCCCCGGGGGTGGCGGGGCCCGTCCGGCACCAGGGGGCGCCGGACGGGAAGGCTGCGACCGAGGGCGGACCGCAGCCGGGCAGGGCCGGCCGCACGGCCAGGGCCGGGAAGGGCAAGTCGCGTCCGCGCGACAAGAAGCAGCGTCCCGCCCACAGCGTCCGCCTCAACGACCACGAGCTCGCCATCATCCGATCCGGTGCCGAGCACGTCGGCATGAGCGTGGCCGGGTTTTTGGCCTACTCCGCCCTGGCCGCCGCCCGCGACCAGTCCCGCACCGCGGCCGCCATCGCCACCGAGCGGGATGTCCTGACCGCGCTGTTCGGCGTGCGCCGTCAGCTCGGCTGGGCCGGCAGCAACGTCAACCAGATCGCCAAGGCCCTCAACTCCGGTGCTGACGCACCGCACTTCGCCGCTGCTCTCGACGGTCTGCGACGCGCCGCGCAGGCCGTCCAGCGGGCGGCCGACAGGATCACCAACCGGCGGGAGGACCAGGCGGCTTGA
- a CDS encoding relaxase/mobilization nuclease domain-containing protein: MIPRIHQQGSNTLGLLHYLYGRGTHEEHVDPHLVASFDDIAPDPGRDPSVTKKDLQHLLDQPLALLGSGQRPDKHVWHCSVRAAPGDPILYDEQWAKIACRMVAATGIDPGDGAGCRWAAVRHATDHIHIIATLIREDGRRPDHHRSGKRAQAEARLIETEYGLHRVAPGDGTAAKRPTSAERHKAERQGRERTVREELRETVRRAAAGAATETEFFDRLKAAGLLVRTSVLPSGDLRGYTVALPGDRNKDGEPVFYAGSTLAPDLSLPRIRDRFNTAAVASAPGSTGRQDHGAAQQPAPSAARRTTTHAAWAALLVIDHGDDGAAAAQIAATGEVLDALAKTSALHTRQQLREAAWAFERASRSHTRAEFCHSQQLRRAARDLVRSGPALGRGEDGATTAMVIDTLFFLALAAAHWHAQRQHAQQAAAARQAATHLQAAYAAASEESMARLRAQGLRLAQPVRDWSAALLRTTAPQIAERVLGEPGWSALAATITHAYQAGHDPQALLHKAVAQRELHTAESVSDVLVWRLRRMADLPANVTVISQHSTRATDSLPYAAPLGPVSIAVDQHRRHRR, encoded by the coding sequence TTGATCCCCCGGATCCACCAGCAGGGCAGCAACACTCTCGGCCTCCTGCACTACCTGTACGGCAGGGGCACCCACGAGGAACACGTCGACCCCCACCTGGTCGCCTCCTTCGACGACATAGCCCCCGACCCCGGCCGCGACCCCTCGGTGACGAAGAAGGACCTCCAGCACCTCCTCGACCAGCCCCTGGCCCTCCTCGGCTCCGGGCAGCGCCCGGACAAGCACGTCTGGCACTGCTCCGTGCGCGCCGCCCCCGGCGACCCGATCCTGTACGACGAGCAGTGGGCCAAGATCGCCTGCCGCATGGTCGCCGCCACCGGCATCGACCCCGGCGACGGCGCCGGCTGCCGCTGGGCCGCCGTCCGCCACGCCACCGACCACATCCACATCATCGCCACCCTCATCCGCGAAGACGGCCGCCGCCCCGACCACCACCGCTCCGGCAAACGCGCCCAGGCCGAGGCCCGCCTCATCGAAACCGAGTACGGCCTGCACCGCGTCGCCCCTGGTGACGGCACCGCCGCCAAGCGCCCCACCAGCGCCGAACGCCACAAGGCCGAGCGCCAGGGCAGGGAACGCACCGTGCGGGAGGAGCTGCGCGAAACCGTCCGCCGCGCGGCGGCCGGCGCCGCCACCGAGACCGAGTTCTTCGACCGGCTCAAGGCCGCCGGGCTTCTGGTCCGCACCAGCGTGCTGCCCTCCGGTGACCTGCGCGGTTACACCGTCGCCCTGCCCGGCGATCGCAACAAGGACGGCGAACCGGTCTTCTACGCAGGCTCGACGCTCGCCCCCGACCTGTCCCTGCCCCGCATCCGGGACCGCTTCAACACAGCTGCCGTCGCGTCGGCGCCGGGCAGCACCGGCCGCCAGGACCATGGGGCCGCACAGCAGCCAGCGCCGTCCGCCGCACGGCGCACCACCACACACGCGGCATGGGCGGCCCTGCTCGTCATCGACCACGGCGACGACGGCGCCGCGGCAGCGCAGATCGCCGCCACCGGCGAGGTCCTCGACGCCCTCGCCAAGACCTCCGCCCTCCACACCCGCCAGCAGCTACGCGAAGCGGCCTGGGCGTTCGAACGGGCCTCCCGCTCCCACACCCGAGCAGAGTTCTGCCACAGTCAGCAGCTACGACGCGCAGCCCGAGACCTGGTCCGTAGCGGCCCGGCACTCGGCCGGGGCGAGGACGGCGCCACCACCGCCATGGTGATCGACACACTCTTCTTCCTCGCCCTCGCCGCCGCACACTGGCACGCCCAGCGCCAGCACGCCCAGCAAGCCGCAGCCGCACGGCAGGCCGCCACCCACCTCCAGGCCGCGTACGCCGCGGCCAGCGAGGAATCGATGGCCCGCCTGCGAGCCCAGGGCCTGCGCCTGGCCCAGCCCGTACGCGACTGGTCCGCCGCCCTTCTGCGCACCACCGCGCCACAGATCGCCGAGCGGGTGCTCGGCGAACCGGGCTGGTCCGCCCTGGCAGCCACCATCACGCACGCCTACCAGGCCGGCCATGACCCACAAGCGCTGCTGCACAAAGCCGTCGCCCAACGTGAACTGCACACCGCCGAGTCCGTCAGCGACGTCCTCGTCTGGCGTCTGCGACGCATGGCCGACCTGCCCGCCAACGTGACGGTGATCTCCCAGCACAGCACCCGGGCCACGGACTCACTGCCCTACGCTGCCCCGCTCGGACCCGTCTCCATCGCCGTCGACCAGCACCGCCGACACCGCAGGTAA
- a CDS encoding LacI family DNA-binding transcriptional regulator, with product MGFAEKRGNYWRGRYKTAPGKHLTVADDNGKAIRFATKGEAQRAASEAENKYRRGDWRDPALGQETFGEYANRWYEAQDLAASTMQNYKRHIEEHLLPDFEDMALAGILRTDVDLWEKKEKAVYAASSVKTWRSTLHLIFEDAIDEGVITSNPAARRRGRGKRAGRSRDRGPEKVVTDPLGILLTAERAALLSGRDDEFVAVVLKGYTGMRWGEIVGLETEFARAGAVRVEWQLYELDTGELVRCPPKDDSYRTIDAMDWLSALVANHVARTKPTPCPCHGKAYVFRGQGAARTGGHQGAKLVDVARRAGVSTGTVSNILNHPDRVTEATRAKVEQAIADLGFVRGGVVSERAAHWRRNGFATWLFTPAVSGWYPKKAPQEPRPVPVLGEPWPGVPARGRGASERADACWLSIAKGLTPHGLRHTHRTVMEDLGTEKVLMDERMGHIDGSVSARYAHVTPGMRKRLMHGLTEQWQAALDARLAMCPTSPVRVLNELLRLRRLALHSVA from the coding sequence GTGGGTTTCGCGGAGAAGCGCGGAAACTACTGGCGCGGCCGGTACAAGACCGCGCCCGGCAAGCACCTCACGGTGGCCGACGACAACGGCAAGGCAATCCGGTTCGCCACCAAGGGCGAGGCCCAGCGCGCCGCGAGCGAGGCCGAGAACAAGTACCGGCGCGGCGACTGGCGCGACCCGGCGCTCGGCCAGGAGACCTTCGGCGAGTACGCGAACCGCTGGTACGAGGCCCAGGACCTGGCCGCCTCGACCATGCAGAACTACAAGCGCCACATCGAGGAGCACCTGCTCCCGGACTTCGAGGACATGGCGCTCGCTGGCATCCTGCGCACGGACGTCGACCTGTGGGAGAAGAAGGAGAAGGCCGTCTACGCGGCCTCCAGCGTCAAGACCTGGCGCTCGACGCTCCACCTGATCTTCGAGGACGCGATCGACGAGGGGGTGATCACGTCCAACCCGGCCGCGCGACGGCGCGGACGCGGCAAGCGCGCCGGCCGCTCCCGCGACCGCGGCCCGGAGAAGGTCGTCACCGACCCGCTCGGCATCCTGCTGACCGCCGAACGGGCCGCCCTGCTCTCCGGCCGCGACGACGAGTTCGTCGCCGTGGTCCTCAAGGGCTACACCGGCATGCGCTGGGGCGAAATCGTCGGTCTAGAAACCGAGTTCGCCCGCGCCGGTGCTGTCCGCGTGGAGTGGCAGCTGTATGAACTCGACACAGGCGAGCTGGTGCGCTGCCCGCCCAAGGACGACAGCTACCGCACCATCGACGCGATGGACTGGCTGTCGGCCCTGGTCGCCAACCACGTCGCCCGTACGAAGCCCACGCCGTGTCCGTGCCACGGCAAGGCCTACGTCTTCCGAGGGCAGGGAGCAGCCCGCACTGGCGGCCACCAGGGCGCGAAGCTCGTCGACGTCGCACGCCGAGCCGGAGTCTCCACGGGCACCGTGTCCAACATCCTCAACCACCCCGACCGCGTCACCGAAGCCACACGAGCGAAGGTGGAGCAAGCTATCGCGGACCTCGGGTTCGTACGGGGTGGCGTCGTATCGGAGCGCGCCGCCCATTGGCGCAGGAATGGTTTTGCGACCTGGCTGTTCACCCCGGCGGTCTCCGGCTGGTACCCGAAGAAGGCACCGCAAGAGCCACGGCCTGTGCCGGTGCTCGGCGAGCCCTGGCCCGGCGTTCCGGCAAGAGGGCGGGGCGCCAGCGAACGGGCAGACGCCTGCTGGCTCTCCATCGCCAAGGGCCTCACGCCCCACGGCCTTCGCCACACCCACCGGACCGTGATGGAGGACCTCGGAACGGAGAAGGTCCTTATGGACGAACGCATGGGCCACATCGACGGCTCCGTGTCGGCGCGCTACGCCCACGTCACCCCTGGCATGCGCAAGCGCCTCATGCACGGGCTGACCGAGCAATGGCAGGCAGCACTCGACGCCCGACTGGCCATGTGCCCCACATCGCCGGTGCGCGTGCTCAACGAACTTTTGCGCTTGAGAAGGCTTGCTCTCCATAGCGTTGCCTAG
- a CDS encoding DnaB-like helicase N-terminal domain-containing protein yields MDIHASAPEGPTQPFNVEAERAVLGACMHHSDVIDAVRPVLGDDAFYRPAHETVWRALLAQHREGRPTDPIVLTELLQEQGDLQRVGGPAYLHQLADALYGTGNAEYHAEIIRKKADLRRLLASAVRTVQRAQEPGADPDEIRSDIEATVRAERERALASGQGRLSRFAVDGWCFVKETGADTEPLWGTRDKTVWASGESLMIVGAPGVGKTTLAHQVVFARLGLQETVLEMPVAPSRRVLYLAMDRPKQIAKAMDRRVFPTDEKILRDRLVVWQGPLPASLDKEPDLLADLATAHRADTIVIDSLKDAVSTMVDDSLAVAFHNARNRALRNGVEIMELHHQRKATADAPRGQRPSLDQVYGSTWYVSGAGSVLFVTGKAGDPAVTLHHLKTPTGEIGPLDVTHDHVRGTTTVDPSKDPAVLLRNAPNGLSARDLAAVLIGGGDPDRADVEKARRHLARLVDSGLATKADGIAGGAGGGQQTRYYASARHLTAVG; encoded by the coding sequence ATGGACATCCACGCGTCAGCGCCGGAAGGGCCCACACAGCCTTTCAACGTGGAGGCCGAGCGCGCGGTGCTCGGCGCCTGCATGCACCACAGCGACGTCATCGACGCGGTGCGGCCCGTCCTGGGCGACGACGCCTTCTATCGGCCCGCGCACGAGACGGTCTGGCGGGCACTGCTCGCCCAGCACCGCGAGGGCAGGCCGACCGATCCGATCGTCCTGACCGAGCTGCTCCAGGAGCAGGGCGATCTGCAGCGTGTCGGCGGCCCCGCCTACCTGCACCAGCTCGCCGACGCGCTCTACGGCACCGGCAACGCGGAGTACCACGCGGAGATCATCCGCAAGAAGGCCGACCTGCGCCGGCTGCTGGCCTCCGCCGTACGCACCGTCCAGCGCGCCCAGGAGCCCGGCGCCGATCCTGACGAGATACGCAGCGACATCGAGGCGACGGTGCGTGCCGAACGCGAGCGCGCGCTCGCCTCGGGTCAAGGCCGCCTGTCTCGGTTCGCCGTCGACGGATGGTGCTTCGTCAAGGAGACCGGGGCCGACACCGAACCCCTGTGGGGAACCCGCGACAAGACCGTTTGGGCATCGGGCGAGAGCCTCATGATCGTCGGCGCTCCCGGCGTCGGTAAGACCACCCTGGCCCACCAGGTCGTCTTCGCGCGCCTCGGCCTCCAGGAGACGGTCCTGGAGATGCCGGTCGCGCCCAGCAGGCGGGTGCTCTACCTGGCCATGGACCGCCCCAAGCAGATCGCCAAGGCCATGGACCGCCGTGTCTTCCCCACCGACGAGAAGATTCTGCGGGACCGGCTCGTCGTCTGGCAGGGCCCGCTGCCCGCCAGCCTGGACAAGGAGCCCGACCTCCTCGCCGACCTCGCCACCGCCCACCGGGCCGACACCATCGTGATCGACAGCCTCAAGGACGCCGTCAGCACGATGGTCGACGACAGCCTCGCGGTCGCCTTCCACAACGCCCGCAACCGCGCGCTGCGCAACGGCGTGGAGATCATGGAGCTGCACCACCAGCGCAAGGCCACCGCCGACGCCCCACGCGGCCAGCGCCCCAGCCTGGACCAGGTCTACGGCTCCACCTGGTACGTCTCCGGCGCGGGCAGCGTCCTGTTCGTCACCGGCAAGGCCGGCGACCCCGCCGTCACCCTCCACCACCTCAAGACCCCCACCGGGGAGATCGGCCCGCTGGATGTCACCCACGACCACGTGCGCGGCACCACCACGGTCGACCCCAGCAAGGACCCCGCCGTCCTGCTCCGCAACGCCCCGAACGGGCTGAGCGCCCGCGACCTGGCAGCGGTCCTGATCGGCGGAGGCGACCCCGACCGCGCCGACGTGGAGAAGGCACGACGCCACCTGGCCCGCCTCGTCGACAGCGGCCTGGCCACCAAGGCCGACGGCATCGCCGGAGGAGCCGGAGGCGGACAGCAGACCCGCTACTACGCCTCCGCCCGCCACCTCACCGCCGTCGGCTGA
- a CDS encoding XRE family transcriptional regulator — MPTALEASPGERLRTLRDLLGLTGADLHRLTGISQSWTSQVETGAREPAEDRLRVIAEATDTPMSFFYAQPSSVPLDSLRFRKMATASRTVTRRISAFYGESFRVTEEIINKAGYPAPPLPFASAPELSQSDVEELAAQTREALRLAPDKPIPHLTRALERAGIAVAPIVLPDPTGDSVSPTNKHFGVSYWAGIGETALIAYFPGAQGDRDRFTLAHELGHLVLHTFRPRAADPEGEANRFAGALLVPYERAREEITDRLTLEGFARRKQTWGVSMQALILRGAAVGHIDDSRKRSLYVQLTQRGWRKEEPVSVGQEAPLLLWSLLQRQYGDKPYLRASDQLAIQPTILRSIAPQPVANTSATRSGRPRADGKVVAFKQRASRPEGDLRSTAP; from the coding sequence ATGCCGACGGCACTGGAGGCTTCACCTGGTGAGCGGCTGCGGACACTCCGCGACCTCCTCGGGCTCACCGGTGCCGACCTCCACCGCCTGACAGGAATCAGCCAAAGCTGGACCTCGCAGGTTGAGACAGGTGCGCGCGAGCCAGCCGAGGACCGGTTGCGCGTGATCGCTGAAGCCACCGATACGCCGATGAGCTTCTTCTACGCGCAGCCTTCCTCCGTGCCGCTGGACTCGTTGCGCTTTCGCAAGATGGCAACTGCGAGCCGGACTGTCACACGCCGGATCAGCGCGTTCTACGGCGAAAGCTTCCGTGTGACAGAGGAGATCATCAACAAGGCCGGCTACCCGGCACCGCCACTCCCGTTCGCCAGCGCACCGGAGCTATCGCAAAGCGACGTCGAGGAACTAGCAGCCCAGACCCGCGAGGCCCTGCGCCTAGCCCCAGACAAGCCCATCCCTCACCTCACGCGTGCGCTTGAGCGCGCTGGTATTGCGGTTGCACCCATCGTGCTGCCCGATCCAACGGGCGACTCCGTCAGCCCGACGAACAAGCACTTCGGCGTTTCATACTGGGCCGGTATCGGAGAGACCGCACTGATCGCGTACTTTCCCGGCGCACAGGGCGACCGGGACCGGTTCACCCTGGCTCATGAACTCGGTCACCTCGTACTCCACACCTTCAGGCCACGCGCAGCAGATCCCGAGGGTGAAGCAAACCGATTCGCGGGCGCCCTGCTTGTCCCCTACGAAAGGGCCCGAGAGGAGATCACGGATCGTCTAACCCTGGAAGGCTTCGCTCGCCGGAAGCAGACATGGGGTGTGTCGATGCAGGCCCTGATCCTTCGCGGTGCCGCAGTTGGGCACATCGACGACAGCCGCAAGCGCTCGCTGTACGTGCAGCTGACTCAGCGCGGCTGGCGCAAGGAGGAGCCCGTGTCGGTAGGACAGGAGGCCCCCCTGCTCCTCTGGAGCCTCCTACAGCGCCAGTACGGGGACAAACCGTATCTACGCGCGTCAGACCAGCTGGCGATCCAGCCTACGATCCTGCGGTCCATCGCTCCACAGCCGGTCGCAAACACCTCAGCTACACGCTCCGGCCGACCAAGAGCTGATGGGAAGGTAGTCGCCTTCAAGCAGCGGGCGAGCCGTCCAGAAGGCGATCTGCGCAGCACTGCGCCCTGA
- a CDS encoding helix-turn-helix domain-containing protein, whose protein sequence is MRQPAIPPASAPTPYSDAALPRLYVPEEVAAVLGCSAWWVKDRARRRLIPFTRVGRAYRFTGEHLAEIIRMHEARPASPQQHPAARAPKPPTPHPSPPPAVPTARLRARSPRRARESQFGTAA, encoded by the coding sequence TTGCGCCAACCCGCGATACCCCCTGCCTCCGCACCGACTCCGTACTCGGACGCCGCCCTGCCCCGCCTCTACGTCCCGGAGGAGGTTGCGGCCGTCCTCGGCTGCTCCGCCTGGTGGGTCAAGGACCGTGCCCGTCGGCGGCTCATCCCCTTCACGCGCGTAGGCCGCGCCTACCGCTTCACCGGCGAGCACCTCGCGGAGATCATCCGCATGCACGAGGCCCGTCCTGCCTCCCCCCAGCAGCACCCGGCGGCTCGCGCTCCCAAGCCGCCAACTCCCCACCCTTCCCCGCCGCCTGCCGTGCCCACGGCTCGACTGCGTGCGCGGTCCCCACGCCGCGCACGCGAGAGCCAGTTCGGGACCGCCGCTTAG
- a CDS encoding aldo/keto reductase, with protein MRGADTRVVLGLHRSRHERRLLTGALDLGVTALDTSTNYLGFRSHRILARTAGDLLPKFTVSTKVGYFPGRNGGEHCLDPVRLHAAVEQAAEELGREPDLLFLHNPEHSLREGAPHGRDVLAQACTALDDAAAKGLCAAWGVASWDPSPLLNLIDPTAPRPSVLMVRAGLLVGVRTLDAADALIKAWDLGDGAVWGMSPFGGSTSAPVWARIDPRVFLRDSSRLSRVQAAFRAAYHLPRVGAVAVGADEPAHLGELVDALTGEVEERIIQEYRRLLRDRSQGQPA; from the coding sequence GTGCGCGGTGCTGACACCCGAGTTGTCCTCGGGCTACACCGGTCTCGTCACGAACGCCGTCTCCTGACCGGAGCGCTTGATCTCGGTGTCACCGCACTCGACACCAGCACCAACTACCTCGGCTTCCGCTCGCATCGGATCCTGGCGCGGACAGCCGGTGATCTGCTGCCGAAGTTCACGGTCTCCACGAAGGTCGGATACTTCCCGGGGCGGAACGGCGGGGAGCACTGCCTGGATCCCGTACGGCTGCACGCGGCTGTGGAACAGGCGGCCGAGGAGCTCGGGCGGGAGCCCGACCTGCTGTTCCTGCACAACCCAGAACACTCGCTCCGTGAGGGCGCCCCGCATGGCCGGGACGTGCTGGCGCAGGCGTGCACCGCCCTCGACGACGCTGCGGCGAAAGGGCTGTGCGCCGCCTGGGGCGTCGCGTCCTGGGACCCGTCACCGCTGCTGAACCTGATCGACCCGACCGCACCGAGGCCGTCGGTCCTCATGGTCCGCGCCGGCCTGCTGGTCGGAGTCAGAACGCTCGATGCCGCGGACGCCCTCATCAAAGCATGGGACCTGGGCGACGGTGCGGTGTGGGGGATGAGCCCCTTCGGAGGCAGCACCAGCGCCCCGGTGTGGGCCAGGATCGACCCACGCGTCTTCCTACGGGACAGCAGTCGGCTCTCCCGCGTGCAGGCAGCCTTTCGGGCGGCCTATCACCTCCCGCGGGTTGGCGCCGTTGCGGTGGGCGCCGACGAACCCGCTCATCTGGGTGAGCTCGTCGACGCCCTGACCGGCGAGGTCGAGGAGCGGATCATCCAGGAGTACCGGAGACTCCTTCGTGACCGCTCGCAGGGTCAGCCCGCCTGA
- a CDS encoding helix-turn-helix domain-containing protein — translation MAVTRYERKEVAVADEDAPQGVLLSGEANVAVRIKLEREARGWSTNALSDRLNEAGFEMNPSAVWRIENGKRRINLDEAIGFAEVFGIDLRNLVGPPQLAAQARAMELIDAVVDAFRETQHANVAYTQARDALDAYLAEHPDIREEADVMVSNAMAEESAKHLLKAYGPPTAAHHGEADTSDEA, via the coding sequence ATGGCAGTGACTCGCTACGAACGGAAGGAGGTGGCTGTGGCAGATGAAGACGCCCCACAGGGCGTGCTGCTCAGCGGCGAGGCGAACGTCGCCGTGCGCATCAAGCTTGAGCGCGAGGCGCGCGGCTGGAGCACCAACGCCCTGTCCGACCGCCTGAACGAGGCCGGCTTCGAGATGAACCCATCGGCGGTCTGGCGCATCGAGAACGGCAAGCGCCGCATCAACCTCGACGAGGCCATCGGCTTCGCCGAGGTCTTCGGCATCGACCTGCGCAACCTCGTCGGCCCGCCCCAGCTTGCCGCCCAGGCCCGAGCCATGGAGCTCATCGACGCCGTCGTGGACGCCTTCCGCGAGACCCAGCACGCCAACGTCGCCTACACCCAGGCGCGCGACGCCCTGGACGCCTACCTCGCCGAGCACCCCGACATCCGCGAGGAAGCGGACGTGATGGTCTCCAACGCCATGGCCGAGGAGTCCGCCAAGCATCTGCTGAAGGCGTACGGACCGCCGACCGCCGCGCACCACGGCGAGGCCGACACCTCCGACGAGGCATAG
- a CDS encoding JmjC domain-containing protein — protein sequence MEHRLISAIETALGWSGAEELGKSFVRGSMDDPALVSRLLTPNRLLDIAMRRSLNRPQFRCFQKGEEVHPAVYYTDSVSPRGQSIPMVNMRSLGRLLREGATLILDQANVFDPTMEVACRALQWWSHERVQVNAYLTTNDADGFPLHWDDHDVVIVQLAGEKEWEVRSTSRKVPMYRDSDPNNTPSDESIWSGLLKAGDVMHIPRGHWHQATRTGSGSGKSLHVTFGITKRTGASWLAWLADWCRENEIFRHDLDRWHEPDSEALTKAAAMLVGERSPADFLAAHEQETALPRHVPFLDVLGPLDGVVCTTHFPPRVLENGATVDVVAAGKKLTLTAKALPALRTLLSGRPVPLERAAAVVGAEVTELAEILVKEELCAVLTPELSSGYTGLVTNAVS from the coding sequence ATGGAACATCGATTGATCAGCGCTATCGAGACAGCGCTCGGGTGGAGCGGAGCGGAGGAGCTGGGCAAGAGCTTCGTACGGGGGAGCATGGACGACCCCGCACTCGTCTCCCGCCTTCTGACTCCGAACCGCCTGCTCGACATCGCGATGCGCAGGAGCCTCAACCGCCCGCAGTTCCGGTGCTTCCAGAAGGGCGAGGAGGTGCACCCGGCCGTCTACTACACCGACAGCGTCAGCCCCCGGGGCCAGAGCATCCCCATGGTCAACATGCGCAGCCTCGGAAGGCTCCTGCGGGAAGGTGCGACGCTCATCCTCGACCAGGCCAACGTCTTCGATCCGACGATGGAGGTCGCGTGCCGGGCGCTGCAGTGGTGGTCCCATGAGCGCGTGCAGGTCAACGCGTACCTGACGACGAACGACGCCGACGGCTTCCCCCTGCACTGGGACGACCACGATGTCGTGATCGTGCAGCTCGCGGGCGAGAAGGAGTGGGAGGTGCGCTCGACCTCGCGCAAGGTCCCCATGTACCGGGACTCGGACCCCAACAACACCCCGAGTGACGAGAGCATCTGGTCCGGCCTCCTGAAGGCCGGCGACGTCATGCACATCCCCCGAGGGCACTGGCATCAGGCGACCCGGACCGGCAGCGGCTCGGGAAAGAGCCTTCACGTCACGTTCGGCATCACCAAACGCACGGGAGCGAGCTGGCTCGCCTGGCTGGCCGACTGGTGCCGCGAAAACGAGATCTTCCGGCACGACCTGGACCGCTGGCATGAGCCCGACAGCGAGGCTCTGACCAAGGCCGCCGCAATGCTGGTCGGCGAACGGTCTCCAGCCGACTTCCTGGCCGCGCACGAGCAGGAGACGGCGCTGCCGCGCCACGTGCCGTTCCTCGACGTCCTCGGGCCGCTCGACGGCGTGGTGTGCACCACCCACTTCCCTCCCCGGGTCTTGGAGAACGGGGCGACCGTCGACGTGGTGGCCGCAGGGAAGAAGCTCACCCTCACGGCCAAGGCCCTGCCCGCACTGCGGACGCTGCTGAGCGGCAGGCCGGTCCCGCTGGAGCGGGCCGCGGCCGTCGTCGGGGCCGAGGTAACGGAGCTGGCCGAGATCCTGGTGAAGGAGGAGCTGTGCGCGGTGCTGACACCCGAGTTGTCCTCGGGCTACACCGGTCTCGTCACGAACGCCGTCTCCTGA